In one window of Chryseobacterium viscerum DNA:
- a CDS encoding translocation/assembly module TamB produces MKLKINTTKILRRIAITFISILVLLTLLILSLRLPAVQNFIKDKLIVYLEKKIKTQVSLEKVYIGFPNSLVMENLYLKGQDVDTLLAVRKLDVGLHMLKLLNSTADITSVNMEGARANVVRKPDGKFNFDYIIDAFASSDKEESSSKPFIISLDKINLKDVGVTFNDQQSKNDIQLYFKSFDTRVKTFDLNKNNYAVNDINLDGLKLKLKQGLVEEVAQKIEKKVDSLNEKKPMNIGLRGIKLTHFDIDYGDENTKTFAKVIFKELSTKVNKLDLENNAYNVANVFLSGADINANLYLPAQNANPKTTKEPEDSKASDQDKAMKLLLGKLVLNDVKVNYNNTAIAPTKQGIDFNHLNFSKMNVEVRSFKMENNTFAGTVNTAEIKENRGLDIQKFNTDFVYAEKEAYLKDLYLQTPKTILRDEVILNYNSIDQLSSNLGAVKISANIKDSKIGFSDILNLVPTLRNTVPFNKYPNAVLNVNANVKGSVNDLLIRDLKVSGLDQLRVMASGKIKNAMNPDQLYYDLRIGEFSSSAKTVFNLVPKNTIPSNISLPSHFSIKGNAKGTTKVVNTDLNLYSTLGNAAVIAQVDMRRKNHELYDVKANLQGVQVGKIIQNKDIGPITAQIAAKGESFDFKNANADLKGHVASAVYKGYRYQNMNLIGKINKGAYHVILDSKDPNASLQLTASGVYDEKNPTVKVNGEVIKLDVNKLGFYEKPMIIAGKIDGDFASLDPNNLNGYLNLKDFAFSDTKEVYPVQEVNLKASSTQDSTQIVFNSQIADLELKGKYKLTQIFGALTQTVNQYYQFQKPDKNQKTDPGQHFTFTAKIKNDDLIRKFVPDLKDFETINLAGNYDADSQKIEIDGQIPRLLYGENTIEKGVLKVTNENQALQYSLNVAALKSSSFSLNKINIDGDVADNTIRYNVTTKDEKDATQFLIAGNAKSLNDITEISLNPNGLKLNYTDWNVAENNKIQISNKGILADNFILSNGNSEIAVQSESNSPSSPLNISLKDFKIETITELIKKDTVLARGTINGTAQLRNVTKKMAFTSDLNISDLIVYGSPVGNLAVKVNNASPNVLNADIALSGNNNDVKILGDYNTSSSTFDLNMAINQLQMKSIQGFSMNAITNTEGYLSGNLKITGTTDKPNILGKVKFNDAGLEIAKTGSDFRHLSDEIDFTSRGIEFDKFKIKDKDGNALVVDGQVLTQTYRDFAFNLNVNAKNFKVVNSEKSNDAMMYGILAIDAGLHIRGNLDLPKVDGKLNVADNTDFTFVLPQSTPSLQERDGIVEFVDQDQVVLNKTIKADSLNAQSRIKGMDVSVNIEVSKEAKISLIIDKANGDFVQLQGEAELTGGIDPSGKTTLVGVYEVEKGSYDLSVSFLKRKFDIQKGSTITWTGEPTMAIMDITAVYKTEAAPIDLVEQQVGTENGGASLINQFKQRIPFNALLKMKGELLKPQLTFDITTQEKNNSVSTNVKDVVDQKLAQLRTQESELNKQVFALLLLNRFIGENPFESGAGMSAETMARQSVSKILSQQLNNLAAGLIKGVDLNFGLDSTEDYSTGQKNTRTDLNVDISKKLLNDRLKVTVGSNFGLEGQARENENMTNIAGNVSVDYSLSKDGRYMLRAYRKDEYQVALQGQIIETGVGFIITLDYDKFREIFQKSKEKKPKKNQNNQVVEFK; encoded by the coding sequence TTGAAACTGAAAATCAACACCACAAAAATTTTAAGGCGTATTGCAATAACCTTTATTTCAATATTGGTTCTTCTTACCCTGTTGATATTAAGCTTAAGGCTTCCTGCCGTTCAAAACTTCATTAAAGACAAGCTTATTGTTTACCTTGAGAAAAAAATCAAAACTCAGGTCAGCCTTGAAAAAGTTTACATCGGATTTCCCAATAGCCTGGTGATGGAAAATCTTTACCTTAAAGGACAAGATGTAGATACACTACTGGCAGTCAGGAAACTGGATGTAGGTTTACATATGCTGAAACTCCTCAATTCTACAGCAGATATTACTTCTGTCAATATGGAAGGAGCCCGTGCCAATGTGGTACGCAAGCCGGATGGCAAATTCAATTTTGATTATATTATTGATGCTTTTGCTTCCAGTGACAAAGAAGAAAGCTCTTCCAAGCCATTCATTATTTCTCTCGATAAAATCAATTTAAAAGATGTTGGCGTTACATTCAATGACCAGCAATCGAAGAATGATATTCAACTATACTTTAAGTCTTTCGATACCAGGGTAAAAACTTTTGATCTTAATAAAAACAATTACGCTGTTAATGATATTAACCTTGACGGATTAAAATTAAAGCTAAAACAGGGACTTGTAGAAGAAGTTGCCCAAAAGATTGAGAAGAAAGTAGACTCTCTCAATGAAAAGAAACCGATGAATATTGGATTGAGAGGCATTAAGCTTACTCATTTTGACATTGACTACGGTGACGAAAATACCAAAACATTTGCAAAAGTTATATTCAAAGAGCTGAGCACAAAGGTCAATAAACTTGATCTTGAAAACAATGCCTACAACGTTGCAAATGTATTTCTTTCCGGAGCAGATATTAATGCCAACCTTTATCTTCCTGCCCAGAATGCCAATCCAAAAACAACAAAAGAACCTGAGGATTCCAAAGCTTCGGATCAGGATAAGGCAATGAAACTTCTCTTAGGAAAACTTGTTTTGAACGATGTAAAGGTCAATTATAACAATACGGCTATTGCTCCAACAAAACAGGGAATTGACTTCAACCACCTTAATTTTTCAAAAATGAATGTGGAAGTAAGAAGCTTCAAAATGGAGAATAATACTTTTGCCGGAACTGTGAACACAGCAGAAATCAAAGAAAACAGAGGCCTGGATATCCAGAAATTCAATACTGATTTTGTTTACGCAGAAAAAGAAGCATATCTGAAAGATCTTTATCTCCAAACCCCGAAAACAATATTGCGTGATGAGGTTATTTTAAATTATAACTCCATTGACCAGCTAAGTTCAAACCTTGGTGCTGTAAAAATTTCAGCCAACATTAAAGATTCAAAAATAGGATTCTCTGACATTCTGAATTTGGTCCCGACTTTAAGGAATACGGTTCCATTCAACAAATATCCGAACGCTGTTCTCAATGTAAATGCCAATGTAAAAGGAAGCGTAAATGATCTTTTAATCCGGGATCTCAAAGTTTCAGGGCTGGATCAGCTGAGGGTAATGGCATCCGGGAAAATTAAAAATGCGATGAATCCTGATCAGTTGTATTACGATCTAAGAATCGGAGAATTTTCTTCCAGTGCCAAAACAGTATTTAATCTTGTCCCGAAAAATACTATTCCTTCCAATATTTCACTTCCTTCCCATTTCAGTATCAAAGGAAATGCAAAAGGCACAACGAAAGTAGTGAATACAGATCTGAACCTCTACTCCACGCTTGGTAATGCAGCCGTCATTGCACAAGTAGATATGCGTAGGAAAAATCATGAATTATATGATGTAAAAGCAAATCTTCAGGGCGTACAGGTAGGAAAAATTATTCAGAATAAAGATATTGGTCCTATCACCGCACAGATTGCAGCAAAAGGTGAAAGTTTTGATTTCAAAAATGCCAATGCAGACTTAAAAGGACATGTTGCCTCTGCAGTCTACAAAGGATATCGTTATCAGAACATGAATCTTATCGGAAAGATCAACAAAGGTGCTTATCATGTTATTCTCGATTCAAAAGACCCGAACGCCAGTTTACAGCTAACTGCTTCCGGAGTATATGATGAAAAAAATCCTACGGTAAAAGTGAATGGAGAAGTCATCAAACTGGATGTCAACAAACTTGGCTTCTATGAAAAGCCGATGATCATTGCCGGAAAAATTGATGGTGATTTCGCAAGTCTTGATCCCAATAATCTGAACGGATATCTCAACCTTAAAGATTTTGCATTCTCAGATACCAAAGAAGTCTATCCGGTACAGGAAGTCAATCTGAAAGCTTCATCTACTCAGGATTCTACCCAGATTGTTTTCAATTCACAGATAGCAGATCTGGAACTGAAAGGTAAATATAAACTTACTCAGATCTTTGGTGCATTAACCCAAACTGTCAATCAGTATTATCAGTTTCAGAAGCCGGATAAAAACCAGAAAACAGATCCGGGGCAGCATTTTACTTTTACAGCCAAAATCAAAAATGATGACCTTATCAGAAAGTTTGTTCCCGATCTGAAAGATTTTGAAACCATAAATCTGGCAGGAAATTATGATGCAGATTCTCAAAAAATTGAAATTGACGGACAGATTCCGCGATTATTGTATGGTGAAAACACCATTGAAAAAGGAGTTTTAAAAGTAACCAACGAAAATCAGGCATTACAATACAGCCTGAATGTTGCCGCCTTAAAAAGCTCAAGCTTTTCTTTAAATAAAATCAATATTGACGGAGATGTTGCAGACAATACCATCCGATATAATGTCACTACAAAAGATGAGAAAGATGCCACCCAATTCCTGATTGCAGGAAATGCGAAATCGTTGAATGACATTACAGAAATATCTTTAAATCCAAACGGATTAAAGCTCAATTACACAGATTGGAATGTAGCAGAAAATAATAAAATCCAGATCAGCAATAAAGGAATTCTGGCAGATAATTTCATTTTATCTAATGGAAACAGTGAAATTGCTGTTCAGTCTGAGAGCAATAGCCCAAGCAGTCCTTTGAACATTTCGTTGAAAGACTTTAAAATTGAAACCATTACGGAACTTATTAAAAAAGATACTGTTCTTGCAAGAGGAACTATTAACGGAACAGCACAGCTTCGGAATGTCACTAAAAAAATGGCATTTACTTCTGACCTGAATATCTCTGATTTAATTGTCTATGGAAGCCCCGTTGGAAATCTTGCAGTAAAAGTAAATAATGCTTCACCGAATGTTTTAAATGCAGATATTGCCCTTTCCGGAAATAACAATGATGTAAAAATCCTTGGTGATTATAATACTTCTTCCAGTACTTTCGATCTGAATATGGCGATCAATCAGCTTCAGATGAAGAGTATTCAGGGATTTTCTATGAATGCGATTACCAATACGGAAGGGTATCTTTCAGGAAATTTAAAGATTACCGGAACTACCGATAAACCTAATATTTTAGGAAAAGTAAAATTCAATGATGCAGGGCTGGAGATTGCAAAAACAGGAAGTGATTTCAGACATCTGAGCGATGAGATAGATTTTACCAGCCGTGGAATTGAGTTTGATAAATTCAAAATCAAAGACAAAGACGGAAATGCTCTTGTAGTAGATGGGCAGGTTCTGACACAGACCTACAGAGATTTTGCCTTTAATCTGAATGTGAATGCTAAAAATTTCAAGGTTGTCAATTCTGAAAAGTCCAATGATGCCATGATGTATGGTATTCTTGCCATTGATGCCGGGCTTCATATCCGCGGTAATTTGGATCTTCCTAAGGTAGACGGAAAACTGAATGTCGCAGACAACACGGATTTCACTTTTGTTCTCCCTCAATCTACTCCATCTTTACAGGAAAGAGACGGTATTGTAGAGTTTGTAGATCAGGATCAGGTAGTTTTAAACAAAACAATCAAAGCAGATTCTCTTAATGCGCAGAGCCGTATCAAAGGAATGGATGTAAGCGTTAATATTGAAGTGAGCAAGGAGGCAAAAATTTCATTGATCATTGACAAGGCCAACGGTGATTTTGTCCAGCTTCAGGGTGAGGCAGAATTAACCGGAGGAATAGATCCATCAGGAAAAACTACACTGGTAGGTGTATATGAAGTAGAAAAAGGAAGTTATGATCTTTCTGTAAGCTTTCTGAAACGTAAGTTTGATATCCAGAAAGGAAGTACAATAACCTGGACCGGTGAACCTACGATGGCTATCATGGACATTACAGCTGTTTATAAAACAGAAGCAGCTCCTATTGATCTCGTGGAGCAGCAGGTAGGAACTGAAAACGGAGGAGCCTCACTGATCAATCAGTTCAAACAAAGAATTCCGTTCAATGCTTTATTGAAAATGAAAGGAGAACTGCTGAAACCTCAGCTTACTTTTGATATCACTACGCAAGAAAAAAATAATTCCGTATCTACGAATGTAAAAGATGTTGTTGATCAGAAACTTGCCCAACTCAGAACTCAGGAATCTGAACTGAACAAACAGGTTTTTGCTTTACTGCTTCTGAACCGTTTTATCGGAGAAAATCCATTTGAAAGCGGTGCCGGAATGTCTGCAGAAACTATGGCTAGACAAAGTGTAAGTAAGATTCTTTCTCAACAGTTAAATAATCTTGCAGCAGGCCTGATTAAAGGGGTAGATCTTAATTTTGGACTTGATTCCACGGAAGATTATTCCACCGGACAAAAAAATACGAGAACCGATCTGAATGTGGATATCAGTAAAAAATTATTGAATGACCGATTGAAAGTAACGGTAGGAAGCAATTTCGGATTGGAAGGCCAGGCCCGCGAGAACGAAAACATGACCAATATTGCAGGTAATGTTTCTGTGGATTACAGTCTTTCAAAAGACGGAAGATATATGCTTCGTGCTTATCGTAAAGATGAATATCAGGTGGCTCTTCAGGGACAGATCATAGAAACCGGAGTAGGATTTATTATTACATTGGATTATGACAAATTCCGGGAGATTTTCCAGAAATCTAAAGAGAAGAAGCCGAAAAAAAATCAAAATAACCAAGTGGTAGAATTTAAATAA
- a CDS encoding cbb3-type cytochrome c oxidase N-terminal domain-containing protein → MKTRTPISIYIAATIGLTIMAFEMFASDSGYFSSPFFWALILIATILLLIMNSIGDLVENQSFSRLSEEEKKQYLEEKKVPYYQKLWNSAFKKQTATEEKDILIDHGFDGITELDNSLPKWWIGLFWFGCIFCAVYLFAFSFTDYAHPEAEYTKEAKTMLASIEEYEKTAPQINLESAKYSADNIAEGQELFKTNCVTCHGDGGKGGIGPNLTDTHWINMKEKSLFKNVFWMLENGSPNNPTMRPFIKEGTITGRDAEKIAAYIYHINQETAPITTAQGGAAPQGEEVKWENGNN, encoded by the coding sequence ATGAAAACGAGAACCCCAATTTCAATATATATCGCAGCAACGATAGGTTTAACGATCATGGCCTTTGAAATGTTCGCCAGTGATTCAGGATATTTTTCTTCTCCTTTTTTCTGGGCACTGATATTAATCGCTACGATTCTGCTGCTGATCATGAACTCTATTGGAGATCTGGTAGAAAATCAAAGCTTCAGCAGATTATCCGAGGAAGAAAAAAAACAATATCTGGAAGAGAAAAAAGTTCCGTATTATCAAAAATTATGGAATTCCGCTTTCAAAAAACAAACTGCTACGGAAGAAAAAGATATTCTTATCGACCATGGTTTTGATGGAATTACAGAGCTTGACAACTCGCTTCCGAAATGGTGGATTGGCCTGTTCTGGTTCGGATGTATCTTCTGTGCCGTTTATCTGTTTGCCTTTTCTTTCACAGATTATGCCCATCCGGAAGCAGAGTATACCAAAGAAGCCAAAACCATGTTGGCATCTATTGAAGAGTATGAAAAAACTGCACCTCAGATCAATCTGGAATCTGCAAAATACAGTGCTGATAACATTGCGGAAGGCCAGGAACTGTTCAAAACAAATTGTGTTACCTGCCATGGAGACGGAGGAAAAGGAGGTATAGGTCCGAACCTTACTGATACACACTGGATCAACATGAAAGAAAAAAGCCTATTTAAAAATGTATTCTGGATGCTTGAAAACGGATCTCCAAATAATCCTACCATGAGACCTTTCATCAAGGAAGGAACCATCACAGGAAGAGATGCCGAAAAGATTGCCGCTTACATTTATCATATCAACCAGGAAACCGCTCCTATTACAACAGCACAAGGCGGCGCAGCCCCACAGGGAGAAGAGGTGAAATGGGAAAACGGAAACAACTAA
- the ccoN gene encoding cytochrome-c oxidase, cbb3-type subunit I, which yields METQKFNYDNNIVRAFLYATIAFGLVGFLLGLTAALMLFYPELPEFLFGTDDTTIKSLASGNIQGLINTQGAMGFGRIRMLHTSAVIFAFVCNSFFCGAYYSMQRLLKTRMYSDTLSWIHFWSWQIMIISVVITFLMGINTSKEYAEHEWPIDILIAFSWIVFGINMFGTIAKRRVRHLYVAIWFYIATWIAVAMLHIFNNLEVPLSFTSWKSYSVYAGVKDALVQWWYGHNAVAFVLTTPVLGLMYYFMPKAAQRPVFSYKLSIIHFWSLIFVYLWAGPHHLQYTALPAWAQAVGTGFSIMLIAPSWGGMLNGLLTLRGAWDKVRENPILKFFVVAITCYGMATFEGPLLATKSLNKIGHFTDWVIGHVHLGALGWNGFMAFGVVYYLVPIMWRTSLWSKKLANWHFWLGTLGIIFYAVPMYISGFTQGLMWKQFNPDGTLLWKNWLDTVTAIIPYFKMRFLGGVLYLSGAILMVINVIKTVKAGSFQKEVPAEAPALANIGTSRKEGEGVHLWLERTPTLLSILAFITIAIGGLVEIVPTLSLKQSVPTITAVKPYTPLELEGRDLYIREGCNSCHSQMIRPFRDEVVRFEGKNGQYSKAGEFIYDRPFLWGSKRTGPDLHREGGRNPDSWHFKHMYNPRITSAGSIMPRFPWLITNKLDRDQMVDKMKLMKNAFDVPYTKAQIDSANQWADNQSKAIVQRIYAEATDVKDQMVKEKTAKGTAYVPLEQREIVAMIAYLQRLGTDIKTTQVQTASIK from the coding sequence ATGGAGACGCAAAAATTTAATTATGACAATAATATTGTCAGAGCATTCCTCTATGCGACTATCGCATTTGGACTTGTGGGATTTCTGCTGGGACTTACAGCTGCATTGATGCTTTTTTATCCAGAATTACCTGAATTTTTATTCGGTACGGATGATACAACTATTAAAAGCTTAGCTTCGGGCAATATTCAGGGACTGATCAATACTCAGGGAGCAATGGGCTTCGGAAGAATCAGAATGCTTCATACCAGTGCTGTAATTTTTGCTTTCGTATGTAATTCCTTTTTCTGTGGTGCTTACTACAGTATGCAAAGACTTCTTAAAACCAGAATGTATAGTGATACACTTTCATGGATCCATTTCTGGTCATGGCAGATTATGATTATCAGTGTAGTGATCACATTCCTTATGGGAATCAATACATCTAAAGAATACGCTGAACATGAATGGCCTATTGATATTTTAATTGCATTCTCATGGATCGTCTTCGGGATCAATATGTTTGGAACTATAGCCAAGAGAAGAGTGAGACATTTATATGTAGCCATCTGGTTCTACATTGCAACCTGGATTGCTGTAGCAATGCTTCACATCTTCAATAACCTTGAAGTTCCATTATCTTTCACAAGCTGGAAATCTTATTCTGTATATGCAGGTGTAAAAGATGCATTAGTACAATGGTGGTATGGGCACAATGCGGTAGCATTTGTTTTAACCACCCCTGTATTAGGTCTGATGTATTACTTTATGCCAAAAGCAGCTCAGCGACCGGTATTCTCATACAAATTATCCATTATTCACTTCTGGTCGCTGATCTTCGTATACCTTTGGGCCGGGCCTCACCACCTGCAATATACAGCTTTACCTGCCTGGGCTCAGGCTGTAGGAACAGGATTCTCTATCATGCTTATTGCACCATCATGGGGAGGAATGTTGAATGGTCTTCTTACTCTGAGAGGAGCGTGGGATAAAGTAAGAGAAAATCCGATTCTGAAATTCTTTGTAGTTGCTATTACCTGTTATGGTATGGCTACTTTTGAAGGACCTTTATTGGCAACAAAATCATTAAATAAAATTGGTCACTTTACAGACTGGGTTATCGGTCACGTACATTTAGGAGCTCTTGGATGGAATGGTTTCATGGCATTCGGGGTAGTATATTATCTGGTTCCGATCATGTGGAGAACGTCTCTTTGGTCTAAAAAACTGGCCAACTGGCACTTCTGGCTGGGAACATTAGGAATTATCTTCTATGCCGTTCCTATGTATATTTCAGGATTCACACAGGGATTAATGTGGAAACAGTTCAATCCGGACGGAACATTATTGTGGAAAAACTGGCTGGATACCGTTACTGCGATCATTCCTTACTTTAAAATGAGATTCTTAGGAGGTGTTCTTTATCTGTCCGGAGCCATTTTGATGGTCATCAACGTTATCAAAACTGTTAAAGCCGGTTCATTCCAGAAAGAGGTTCCTGCAGAAGCTCCTGCATTGGCCAACATCGGTACTTCAAGAAAAGAAGGTGAAGGTGTACACTTATGGTTGGAAAGAACTCCTACTCTCCTTTCTATATTAGCTTTTATCACGATAGCAATTGGTGGATTGGTGGAAATTGTTCCGACATTGTCACTGAAGCAAAGCGTTCCTACGATCACAGCAGTAAAACCCTATACACCGTTGGAACTGGAAGGCAGAGATCTTTATATTCGTGAAGGATGTAATTCATGCCACTCTCAGATGATCAGACCTTTCCGTGATGAAGTGGTAAGATTTGAAGGAAAAAACGGACAGTATTCCAAAGCCGGAGAATTTATTTATGACAGACCTTTTTTATGGGGATCTAAAAGAACAGGACCGGATCTTCACAGAGAAGGAGGAAGAAACCCGGATTCATGGCACTTCAAACATATGTACAACCCAAGGATTACATCTGCCGGTTCTATCATGCCTCGTTTCCCATGGCTGATCACCAATAAACTGGACCGCGATCAGATGGTGGATAAAATGAAACTGATGAAAAATGCTTTCGATGTTCCTTACACAAAAGCACAGATAGATTCAGCCAACCAATGGGCAGATAACCAGTCAAAAGCAATTGTACAGAGAATTTATGCTGAAGCAACAGATGTAAAAGATCAGATGGTAAAAGAAAAAACGGCAAAAGGAACTGCGTATGTACCGCTTGAACAGAGAGAAATTGTAGCTATGATCGCTTACCTCCAGAGACTAGGTACGGATATTAAAACAACACAGGTACAAACAGCCAGCATAAAGTAA
- a CDS encoding helix-turn-helix domain-containing protein gives MKVCGQNIRKIRRSKDLTQEYMAFEMGISQKAYSDIENSKVKINLEILTKISDILDIKPSDICSISHKCGIDVYEDKYQDLLEYMKKNNISIPKEFL, from the coding sequence ATGAAAGTATGTGGACAAAATATCAGGAAAATCCGTAGGAGTAAAGACCTTACGCAAGAATACATGGCTTTTGAAATGGGAATCTCCCAGAAAGCTTATTCCGATATTGAGAACTCCAAGGTAAAAATCAATCTGGAGATACTGACTAAAATATCTGATATTTTAGACATCAAACCATCAGATATCTGCAGTATTTCGCATAAATGTGGAATAGATGTATATGAAGATAAATATCAGGATCTTTTGGAGTATATGAAAAAGAATAATATTTCAATTCCAAAAGAGTTTTTATAA